The Eriocheir sinensis breed Jianghai 21 chromosome 21, ASM2467909v1, whole genome shotgun sequence genome includes a region encoding these proteins:
- the LOC127001778 gene encoding protein DBF4 homolog B-like isoform X3 has translation MVSPPKKRQIKGRATTGHKIDRRGEKSSSKLPYKPLANKKFYLDIKSNKGKVSITADIHNLGGIVEEFLSREVNYVITTRGQQPAGGSSSEQQPSPSGALTPHQPLSSLPSTSHDSPLNLDSPREDTGKKRVRTRAEVLLERACVRRQGTSDVLENARLWNVPVWPLAKLVKWLTVLKESGRYKPSKTNGLVASKSSSLSSSPKVTRLRAPFIKTEAFTRQYKPLYKELPSWPELNLFNPAGVSLFADPKQAKARQVPKSSSVLRTDYKERRIRERARGTKAKESGYCELCSTTYTNLTLHLKSESHIAFVRNDKNYLYLDELISGQKQNCQIFAGSQ, from the exons ATGGTTTCTCCCCCTAAGAAGAGGCAGATAAAGGGCAGAGCGACGACTGGACACAAGATTGATCGTAGAG gGGAAAAATCAAGCAGTAAACTGCCTTACAAGCCTCTCGCCAACAAGAAATTCTACCTCGACATCAAGAGCAACAAAGGCAAAGTGAGCATCACGGCTGATATACACAACCTAGGAGGG attGTTGAAGAATTTCTCAGCCGAGAGGTTAACTATGTGATCACCACACGAGGGCAGCAGCCAGCAGGTGGATCCAGCAGTGAGCAGCAGCCCTCCCCAAGTGGTGCCCTCACTCCCCACCAGCCTCTTTCTTCCCTGCCATCCACTTCCCATGACTCGCCTCTGAACCTAGATTCGCCAAGGGAAGACACTGGCAAGAAAAGAGTG CGAACAAGAGCTGAGGTACTGCTAGAGAGGGCCTGTGTGAGGCGGCAAGGCACCAGTGATGTCCTTGAAAATGCACGCCTCTGGAATGTCCCAGTGTGGCCACTAGCCAAACTTGTGAAGTGGTTGACGGTGCTGAAGGAGAGTGGGCGCTACAAGCCATCCAAAACTAATGGTCTTGTAGCCTCCAAGagctcctccttgtcttcctcaccgAAGGTCACACGCCTCCGAGCTCCCTTCATTAAAACAGAGGCCTTTACCAG aCAGTACAAGCCTCTGTATAAGGAACTACCCTCTTGGCCTGAACTAAATTTGTTCAACCCTGCTGGAGTGTCGTTGTTTGCTGACCCAAAGCAAGCCAAGGCCCGGCAAGTTCCGAAATCCTCTTCAGTTCTTAGGACCGACTATAAGGAAAG ACGAATTCGAGAGCGCGCCCGTGGTACAAAGGCCAAGGAGAGTGGCTACTGTGAGCTGTGCAGCACTACCTACACCAACCTGACCCTCCACTTGAAGTCTGAGTCTCATATTGCCTTCGTTCGTAACGACAAGAACTATCTGTACCTTGATGAACTTATCAGTGGGCAGAAACAAAACTGTCAG aTATTTGCTGGATCCCAATGA